The following are from one region of the Nicotiana tomentosiformis chromosome 7, ASM39032v3, whole genome shotgun sequence genome:
- the LOC104121418 gene encoding multiprotein-bridging factor 1b-like — MSGGIAQDWEPVVIRKKAPTAAARKDEKAVNAARRSGAEIETIRKSAAGTNKAASSSTTLNTRKLDEDTENLAHQKVPTELKKAIMQARQDKKLTQAQLAQLINEKPQIIQEYESGKAIPNQQIISKLERALGAKLRGKK, encoded by the exons ATGAGTGGAGGAATAGCACAAGACTGGGAGCCGGTGGTAATCCGCAAGAAGGCGCCTACCGCCGCCGCACGCAAGGATGAGAAAGCCGTCAACGCCGCCCGTCGCTCCGGTGCTGAGATCGAAACCATCCGAAAAT CTGCTGCTGGCACAAACAAAGCTGCCTCCAGTAGTACGACCTTGAACACCAGGAAACTTGATGAAGATACTGAGAATTTGGCTC ATCAAAAGGTACCAACTGAACTGAAGAAAGCCATCATGCAAGCTCGACAAGATAAGAAGCTGACTCAGGCGCAACTTGCCCAG TTGATAAATGAGAAGCCGCAAATCATCCAGGAGTATGAGTCTGGAAAGGCAATTCCAAATCAACAGATAATCTCTAAACTGGAGAGAGCTCTTGGTGCGAAACTTAGAGGAAAGAAATGA